In Nitrospirota bacterium, a genomic segment contains:
- a CDS encoding histidinol phosphate phosphatase domain-containing protein codes for MIDLHTHSFFSDGELIPSELVRRAEAIGYKAIAITDHVDASNIDLVIPRIVSVLKKLKGHVSIDVIPGAEITHVPPHMIPELVKEARHLGAKIVIVHGETLVEPVLPGTNKAAIEANADILAHPGIISEEDLLFAKEKNVMLEITSRKGHSLSNGYVAKEAVKFGVPLCINTDTHCPSDLITEEFARKILRASGIEENRINQVFENSQAFVEKIRRRD; via the coding sequence ATGATTGACCTTCATACACATAGTTTTTTTAGTGATGGCGAACTGATTCCTTCGGAGTTGGTCAGAAGGGCTGAAGCAATCGGATATAAGGCAATTGCCATAACAGATCATGTTGATGCTTCAAATATCGATCTTGTTATACCACGAATAGTAAGTGTATTAAAGAAATTAAAAGGACATGTTTCAATAGATGTTATTCCGGGTGCTGAGATTACACATGTCCCTCCGCACATGATACCGGAGCTCGTAAAAGAGGCAAGGCACCTTGGTGCAAAAATAGTAATCGTCCATGGTGAAACATTAGTCGAGCCGGTTTTACCAGGCACAAACAAAGCTGCAATCGAGGCAAACGCTGATATTCTTGCCCACCCAGGAATAATTTCTGAAGAAGACCTCCTTTTTGCAAAAGAGAAGAATGTTATGCTTGAGATTACCTCCCGGAAAGGTCATTCACTATCCAATGGCTATGTTGCAAAAGAAGCTGTTAAATTTGGAGTTCCTCTTTGCATCAATACAGATACACACTGCCCATCTGACTTAATAACAGAAGAGTTCGCAAGAAAAATTCTGCGTGCTTCAGGAATAGAAGAAAATCGCATTAACCAGGTATTTGAAAATTCACAGGCATTTGTAGAAAAAATCCGCAGGAGGGATTGA
- a CDS encoding tetratricopeptide repeat protein yields MPKAIKKKIPKKSLDTEADVKEKISSFKNTLKERQKTALKYIGIFLIILITLVIYLIYSYTSEKKALSLQYEAYKIYHSAQRIEATNKDEQLKKALETFKKAYETRKSPITLFYIAASYSELRNYDEALKTLKEFIKKYSDEDKFIPLVYHKMAMIYIEKGDVNEAMKTLDSLSNLKSDIYKDLALIEYGRLLEKSGKNEEAKKKYEELVNKYPTSPFLEEAKSKISNKSDKKEG; encoded by the coding sequence ATGCCAAAGGCTATAAAAAAGAAAATACCGAAAAAGTCTCTCGATACTGAGGCTGACGTAAAAGAAAAAATTTCGAGTTTTAAAAATACCTTAAAAGAAAGGCAGAAGACTGCCTTAAAATATATTGGTATCTTTCTTATTATACTCATTACTTTAGTAATATATTTAATTTATTCATACACATCAGAAAAAAAAGCACTATCATTGCAATATGAAGCTTATAAGATATACCATAGTGCTCAAAGAATTGAAGCTACCAATAAAGATGAACAATTGAAAAAAGCTCTTGAAACATTCAAAAAGGCATATGAAACAAGAAAGTCTCCAATAACCCTTTTTTACATTGCTGCAAGTTATTCTGAGCTCAGAAATTATGATGAAGCCTTAAAGACCCTCAAAGAATTTATTAAGAAGTACTCAGATGAAGATAAGTTTATTCCTCTTGTATACCACAAAATGGCAATGATCTATATAGAGAAAGGTGATGTAAATGAAGCAATGAAGACTTTAGACTCACTCTCAAATCTCAAATCTGATATATACAAAGACCTTGCACTAATAGAATATGGAAGGCTTCTCGAAAAATCTGGTAAAAATGAAGAAGCTAAGAAAAAATATGAAGAACTTGTAAATAAATACCCTACTTCACCTTTTCTTGAAGAGGCAAAATCAAAAATCTCTAATAAGTCTGATAAGAAAGAAGGTTAA